A DNA window from Rhineura floridana isolate rRhiFlo1 chromosome 11, rRhiFlo1.hap2, whole genome shotgun sequence contains the following coding sequences:
- the HSD3B7 gene encoding 3 beta-hydroxysteroid dehydrogenase type 7 isoform X3, whose protein sequence is MEQIQQKYPMYNLVMGGDFNAGTGPNIPNSLILPDLCPGDYTFLPRTSYDKVTNLNGRALYKMMIGLGLVCLNGSEYDSSEGFFTFITKRGASVVDYILIYPQILDLVKNFDIVYRSDSDHLPLSLSLSLSASKLEIQSDKDLFQGPKRGRWSPLVLEEVRSILMSPPLMELRHKATLPANAIIEIFEQIVSHLHSVVTTSKVIPDILQLGNKPWFDKVCLAKKKQVCYQTRFTRLHYSELALAKLYTLKKEYNNLLKYKRSTYVTSFWHRLGVAALNSNQENFWRLVRNSQSDNSHISIPRILPESWIFLLPGNF, encoded by the coding sequence ATGGAGCAAATTCAACAAAAATATCCCATGTATAATTTAGTTATgggtggtgattttaatgccgGGACGGGCCCTAATATTCCAAATTCATTAATACTTCCAGACCTGTGCCCAGGAGATTATACATTTCTACCCCGTACTTCATACGACAAAGTAACAAATTTAAATGGCCGCGCTTTATATAAGATGATGATAGGTCTTGGCTTGGTGTGCCTTAATGGCTCAGAATATGACTCGTCCGAGGGGTTTTTCACTTTTATAACCAAAAGAGGTGCCAGTGTGGTAGATTATATCTTGATCTACCCACAAATACTTGATCTTGTAAAGAATTTTGACATCGTTTACAGATCTGACAGTGATCATCTTCCACTGTCATTGTCTTTATCCCTCTCTGCTAGTAAATTGGAAATCCAATCGGACAAAGATTTGTTTCAAGGCCCGAAACGTGGAAGATGGTCTCCTTTGGTCCTAGAGGAAGTCAGGTCTATTCTAATGTCCCCTCCATTGATGGAATTAAGACATAAAGCTACCCTGCCAGCCAATGCCATTATTGAGATTTTTGAACAGATTGTATCCCATCTCCACTCTGTTGTCACCACATCCAAGGTCATCCCAGATATACTTCAACTTGGGAATAAACCGTGGTTTGATAAAGTTTGCTTGGCCAAAAAGAAACAGGTTTGTTATCAAACCCGTTTCACTAGATTACATTATTCGGAATTGGCCTTAGCTAAACTTTATACACTTAAAAAAGAATATAATAACCTACTAAAATATAAAAGATCAACCTATGTCACTTCATTTTGGCATCGGCTTGGAGTGGCGGCTCTTAATTCTAATCAGGAGAACTTCTGGAGATTGGTTCGAAATTCTCAGTCTGACAACTCCCATATCTCAATCCCTCGAATCCTCCCCGAGTCTTGGATTTTCCTACTTCCAGGCAATTTTTGA
- the HSD3B7 gene encoding 3 beta-hydroxysteroid dehydrogenase type 7 isoform X1, translating to MSLHFGIGLEWRLLILIRRTSGDWFEILSLTTPISQSLESSPSLGFSYFQAIFDDPSSLDQPSFTIPIDCPQWPPVTGTEIDNLISQLCSGKAPGQDLLPAELYQSFPLWWRPILAALFTKINETGYIPHSWKMSIVVPIFKKRDPTKPSNFRPISLLDVVAKLYGRFLLNKLLDWDKEQAIISDAQAGFREGASTLHQLFILHHLITHVHMNPQCSLYLAFIDFSAAFDSINRRLLWSKLEKAGINKRLLWLLQSLHQDTVLRIRLGHNGLLSQKNLMRRGVKQGCILAPFLFNFFINDIVPAMSSPSFFPPSIKDRKVPVLLYADDLLLLSQNRLGFKRMLSQFQTYCATQCLHINYSKTKIMICGKYSKVKSIWHLNGHTIEQVHTFKYLGIYINNKLSWAQQLAHIKLVALKALGLLKKFFYSKGGQLMRPMSKLYISKILPKIMYGCEIWGPSLRSALEPIQNTFFKQILGLPKGTPAAHMRIELKSPSLMARADLAFLRLWKKFSEANPSSLAKLCWEVQLEKGGWAKNFMPWAFSIF from the coding sequence ATGTCACTTCATTTTGGCATCGGCTTGGAGTGGCGGCTCTTAATTCTAATCAGGAGAACTTCTGGAGATTGGTTCGAAATTCTCAGTCTGACAACTCCCATATCTCAATCCCTCGAATCCTCCCCGAGTCTTGGATTTTCCTACTTCCAGGCAATTTTTGATGATCCATCCTCCTTGGACCAACCTTCTTTCACTATTCCTATTGATTGTCCACAATGGCCCCCAGTAACTGGAACTGAAATAGACAACTTGATCTCACAACTGTGTTCTGGGAAAGCCCCAGGCCAAGACTTGTTGCCAGCTGAATTGTATCAATCTTTTCCTTTATGGTGGCGCCCTATTCTTGCCGCCTTATTTACTAAAATCAACGAAACAGGCTACATTCCCCACAGTTGGAAAATGAGTATTGTAGTCccaatatttaaaaaaagagatcccACTAAACCATCAAATTTCAGACCCATAAGCCTTCTGGACGTTGTGGCAAAACTGTATGGGCGTTTCCTTCTAAATAAACTCCTTGACTGGGACAAGGAGCAAGCTATTATATCAGATGCCCAAGCAGGATTTAGGGAAGGGGCCTCAACACTACACCAACTGTTTATTCTCCATCATCTTATCACGCATGTACATATGAACCCGCAGTGCTCTCTATACCTAGCGTTTATTGATTTCTCGGCCGCCTTTGATTCTATTAACCGTCGTTTACTTTGGAGTAAACTTGAAAAGGCTGGCATTAATAAAAGATTGCTCTGGCTTCTCCAATCCTTACACCAAGACACTGTTTTAAGAATTCGCTTAGGTCACAATGGTCTTCTATCCCAAAAAAATCTAATGAGGAGAGGAGTAAAACAGGGCTGCATACTGGCCCCTTTCTTGTTCAACTTTTTTATCAATGATATAGTCCCGGCAATGTCCTCTCCATCATTTTTTCCACCTTCAATCAAAGATAGAAAAGTTCCGGTCCTTTTATATGCGGATGACTTACTCCTACTCTCCCAAAATAGGCTAGGATTTAAACGAATGCTCTCACAATTCCAGACATACTGTGCCACCCAATGTCTTCATATTAACTActcaaaaactaaaataatgatttgcGGAAAGTATAGTAAAGTTAAATCCATCTGGCACTTAAATGGGCATACAATAGAACAggtccacactttcaaatatttgggtatatatattaacaacaaattGTCATGGGCTCAACAGTTGGCCCATATTAAACTCGTAGCTCTCAAGGCCCTCGGCCTCTTGAAGAAATTTTTTTACTCCAAGGGCGGCCAACTGATGAGACCCATGTCCAAACTTTATATATCAAAAATTCTTCCAAAAATCATGTATGGGTGTGAGATCTGGGGCCCTTCTCTACGGTCAGCCCTAGAACCTATTCAAAACACCTTCTTTAAGCAAATCTTAGGCTTACCCAAAGGCACGCCGGCGGCCCATATGAGAATAGAACTTAAATCTCCCTCCTTAATGGCCAGAGCCGACCTAGCGTTTTTACGCTTATGGAAAAAATTCTCGGAGGCCAATCCATCCTCACTGGCCAAACTCTGCTGGGAGGTTCAGCTAGAAAAAGGGGGTTGGGCAAAAAATTTTATGCCCTGGGCATTCAGTATCTTCTGA